In one Ananas comosus cultivar F153 linkage group 12, ASM154086v1, whole genome shotgun sequence genomic region, the following are encoded:
- the LOC109718398 gene encoding zinc finger A20 and AN1 domain-containing stress-associated protein 6-like has protein sequence MAQESWKKETDETEYRTPEVPILCSNNCGFFGSAVTNNLCSKCYRDFMMKQQETAIPTVAKVENMPTVESSSSSSSCAPIEPLVESSENNNETRLVISKSKEVEDHGKSRAANRCFMCRKKVGLTGFKCRCGGTFCSAHRFYETHQCSFDYKTVGREAIAKENPVVKAEKIKKI, from the coding sequence ATGGCCCAGGAGAGCTGGAAGAAAGAGACCGACGAGACCGAATACCGAACCCCCGAAGTGCCGATCCTTTGTTCCAACAATTGTGGCTTCTTCGGAAGCGCGGTCACCAACAATCTTTGCTCCAAATGCTATAGAGACTTCATGATGAAGCAGCAAGAGACTGCTATTCCAACTGTTGCTAAAGTCGAAAACATGCCTACGGTtgaatcttcttcttcttcttcttcttgtgctCCAATTGAACCTCTCGTGGAAAGCTCGGAGAACAACAACGAGACCCGTCTTGTGATCTCTAAGAGTAAAGAAGTGGAGGATCATGGGAAGAGCCGAGCGGCTAACCGATGCTTTATGTGTCGAAAAAAGGTGGGTCTTACTGGATTTAAGTGTCGTTGTGGGGGCACGTTTTGCTCGGCTCACCGCTTTTACGAGACCCACCAATGCTCCTTTGATTACAAGACCGTTGGTCGCGAGGCGATAGCCAAGGAGAATCCTGTAGTAAAAGCCGAGAAGATTAAGAAGATATGA
- the LOC109718471 gene encoding uncharacterized protein LOC109718471 yields the protein MDPFSESPVGIPRNPNAPAPAPAPSSSLGPFVEHVAGEEENPAALPFPLLPWRARRCDVYLGFSGAGDGPAVRRLVAWLRAELEAQGIACFAARGAGAAREAAMGAASLGVVVVSAGSLSSPCSVEEILMFSERGNLVPLFFGVKPSKEDSAAWMRCGGSEKECAAALHALSCAAVRLEADEGNLRGCVFDAVELIGLRLGRKYAAESVRRWRELAADEFPFPRNANFVGRTRELHELELLLFGEAANSRASMSAGPSKQFAESSKGEGEMPPMWEQFEDDIERSSGGNGVACVCGDSGIGKTELLLEFAYRFSKRYKLVLWAGGEVRYLRENYMKLLPRLGIDVGFESEVSLGSSRRGSFELMEGDAVGRVRKELARDIPFLLVIDNLESEKDWWDGRSIVDLLPRSGGGTHVIISTRLPQISIGKPLRLSHLPPSEALSLMKGSSRDLRTQDIDALRLIEEKIGRLPLGLAIVGAIFCELRIGPLELLNAIDDMPMREISWVTKDDVLLSRNPFLVQLLDLCFSLLDREKNLGKLASRMIEASSWFAPSPIPISMLALAARGISKGRQQLTQVRKGFARVLSCSLCIAPAATKNNPEAEASSMLIRFGLARSCAREGYLSFHDIVNLHARRRSNAEFARSAVVRAIIKEGSVSRHSDHVWAACFLLFRSGTGPVTVDLPTRDLLSFIKRFVLPLASQSFTMFSMYNAVLELLRLSSRALEVLVDSFLSEEKKYASSCFNPKRMSSVEPNPLLYCDLERVRATILDRRAMIMMRGCQHDVAEQLCRTAVGIKEVIYGPEHPETRSTCILMEQSIMCQSKF from the coding sequence ATGGATCCCTTCTCCGAATCGCCCGTGGGGATCCCCCGGAACCCTaacgcgcccgcgcccgcgcccgcgccgtCCTCCTCGTTGGGGCCTTTCGTCGAACACGTCGCGGGCGAGGAGGAGAACCCCGCCGCGCTCCCCTTCCCGCTCCTCCCCTGGAGAGCCCGGCGCTGCGACGTGTACCTCGGCTtctccggcgccggcgacggccCGGCGGTCCGGCGATTGGTGGCGTGGCTCCGCGCGGAGCTCGAGGCGCAGGGGATCGCGTGCTTTGCGGcgcgcggcgccggcgccgcgagGGAGGCCGCCATGGGCGCCGCCTCgctcggcgtcgtcgtcgtctccgcGGGCTCCCTTTCGAGCCCCTGCAGCGTCGAAGAGATCCTCATGTTCTCGGAGAGGGGCAATCTCGTGCCGCTGTTCTTCGGGGTAAAGCCCTCGAAAGAGGATTCCGCCGCCTGGATGAGATGCGGCGGCTCGGAGAAGGAGTGCGCGGCGGCGTTGCATGCGCTGTCGTGCGCAGCGGTGAGATTGGAAGCCGATGAGGGAAATCTACGGGGCTGCGTCTTCGACGCCGTCGAGCTCATCGGATTGCGGTTAGGCAGGAAGTACGCGGCAGAATCGGTTAGGCGGTGGCGAGAATTGGCGGCCGACGAGTTCCCCTTCCCGCGAAATGCTAACTTTGTCGGTAGGACGAGGGAGCTCCATGAGCTTGAATTGCTGCTCTTCGGAGAGGCGGCGAATAGCCGAGCATCGATGAGCGCGGGCCCGTCAAAGCAGTTTGCAGAGAGCAGCAAAGGCGAAGGCGAGATGCCGCCAATGTGGGAGCAATTCGAAGATGACATAGAAAGGAGCAGCGGCGGCAATGGCGTGGCCTGCGTCTGCGGTGATTCGGGTATTGGAAAGACGGAGCTCTTGCTCGAATTCGCGTATCGGTTCTCGAAGAGGTACAAACTGGTTTTATGGGCCGGTGGCGAGGTGAGGTATCTCCGCGAGAACTACATGAAACTGCTGCCTCGGTTGGGCATCGATGTCGGTTTCGAGAGTGAAGTTTCCCTGGGCAGTAGCAGGCGCGGGAGCTTCGAGCTTATGGAAGGAGACGCCGTTGGCAGGGTCCGAAAGGAGCTCGCGCGAGACATTCCTTTCCTTCTTGTGATTGATAATTTGGAAAGCGAGAAGGATTGGTGGGACGGGAGATCTATCGTGGATCTTCTGCCCCGTTCCGGCGGGGGCACCCACGTGATCATCTCCACTCGGTTGCCCCAGATATCGATCGGTAAGCCGCTGAGATTATCGCACTTGCCTCCGTCGGAGGCGCTGTCTTTGATGAAGGGGAGCTCTCGAGATCTGAGAACACAAGATATTGATGCTCTGAGGCTCATTGAAGAGAAGATTGGTAGGCTCCCTCTTGGTCTTGCAATAGTTGGGGCAATCTTTTGCGAGCTCCGAATTGGACCACTCGAGCTACTAAATGCGATAGATGATATGCCGATGAGAGAAATTTCCTGGGTTACGAAGGACGACGTTTTGTTGAGCCGCAATCCCTTCCTCGTGCAGCTCCTCGACCTGTGCTTCTCGCTGTTGGACCGCGAAAAGAATCTCGGAAAGCTGGCGTCGAGAATGATCGAGGCCAGCAGTTGGTTTGCGCCCTCGCCGATCCCAATCTCGATGCTTGCTCTCGCTGCTCGTGGAATTTCCAAAGGGCGTCAGCAGCTTACGCAGGTTCGGAAGGGGTTTGCTCGTGTGCTCTCCTGTTCCTTGTGCATCGCACCTGCTGCTACTAAGAACAATCCAGAAGCCGAAGCCTCTTCTATGTTGATCAGATTCGGTTTGGCGAGGAGCTGCGCCAGAGAAGGGTATCTGTCATTCCACGACATTGTGAATCTACACGCGCGCAGAAGAAGCAATGCTGAGTTTGCTAGATCAGCGGTCGTTCGTGCTATCATTAAAGAAGGATCCGTCTCGCGACATTCAGATCATGTTTGGGCTGCTTGCTTCTTGCTGTTTAGATCCGGGACAGGTCCCgtgaccgtcgatcttccgacCCGTGATCTGCTGTCCTTCATCAAGCGGTTCGTGTTGCCTCTTGCGTCCCAGAGCTTCACAATGTTCTCTATGTACAACGCGGTCCTCGAGCTCCTACGCTTGTCCTCTCGAGCACTCGAAGTTCTAGTCGATTCTTTCCTCTCCGAAGAGAAAAAGTATGCATCATCATGCTTCAATCCGAAGAGGATGTCGAGTGTAGAGCCTAATCCTTTGCTTTACTGCGATCTCGAGCGTGTGCGTGCGACGATACTGGATAGAAGAGCGATGATTATGATGAGAGGTTGTCAGCACGACGTCGCGGAGCAACTTTGTAGGACGGCGGTCGGCATCAAGGAGGTTATTTACGGACCGGAGCATCCGGAAACGCGGTCGACTTGCATACTCATGGAGCAGTCCATAATGTGCCAATCGAAATTTTGA
- the LOC109717946 gene encoding uncharacterized protein LOC109717946, with protein sequence MKTTQGPRVYSGVDPRYEWSRGKEFDTLVVDVAGFKKDELKVKVDNSRNLRISGERAVEGNRWCHFLESFRLPEDCDLNVIRAKFHQDVLYVIVPRPINRDQNAPSDHNNNIYRKNDEQLQTEEIKDDSIKQDHMITNMRRQNHVSVWGVARSLNRNKHVILNVVVAILLVWFVICGRHKRATYEGLPKTKE encoded by the exons ATGAAAACTACGCAAGGGCCTCGAGTTTATTCGGGGGTCGATCCACGTTACGAATGGTCTCGAGGGAAAGAGTTCGACACGCTGGTTGTTGATGTCGCAG GATTCAAGAAGGATGAGTTGAAGGTGAAAGTTGACAACTCCAGAAACCTCAGGATCAGCGGAGAGCGTGCAGTGGAGGGGAACAGATGGTGCCACTTCCTCGAGAGTTTCCGACTCCCCGAGGATTGCGATCTCAACGTGATCCGCGCAAAATTCCATCAGGATGTCCTCTATGTGATAGTGCCAAGGCCAATCAATCGAGATCAAAACGCGCCTTCTGATCACAACAACAATATCTACCGTAAAAATGACGAACAATTACAAACTGAGGAGATAAAAGATGACTCGATTAAACAGGATCATATGATCACTAACATGAGGAGACAAAATCATGTTAGTGTTTGGGGTGTTGCAAGGAGTTTGAACAGGAATAAGCATGTGATCTTGAATGTTGTGGTGGCCATCTTACTGGTATGGTTTGTTATATGTGGGAGACACAAGAGGGCAACATACGAAGGATTACCGAAAACCAAGGAATAA
- the LOC109718791 gene encoding FH protein interacting protein FIP2 — protein MGSSAPLSPSPILLNIGGKKYATTIDTLTQREPDSMLAAMFSGRHTIIQDSETGMIFVDRDGKQFRHILNWLRDGVVPALQESEYHELLREAEYYQLLGLADYIKANMNKKKDEDTSKPELTRTDIIKCIQNEKVRFRGVNLSRLDLSKLDLSFVDFSYACIEKTNFSCANLQKAKFGDVKAEGSIFHDAILRECEFIGANLRGAILDRANLQSANLQDACLKECSFCEADLRSAHLQSANLVDANLKGANLEGANLKGAKLAGTNLQGANLQRAYLREVDLRETQLEGAKLGGANLLGAIR, from the exons ATGGGTTCGAGCGCCCCCCTCTCACCTTCCCCAATCCTCCTCAACATcg GGGGCAAGAAGTATGCAACAACTATCGATACACTTACTCAGCGTGAGCCTGATTCCATGCTCGCGGCGATGTTTAGTGGCAGGCATACAATTATTCAGGACTCTGAAACG GGAATGATATTTGTTGATAGGGATGGGAAACAGTTCAGGCATATTCTCAATTGGCTGAGAGATGGTGTAGTTCCTGCCCTCCAAGAATCAGAATACCATGAATTATTGCGAGAGGCAGAATACTATCAATTACTT GGGTTAGCTGACTACATAAAAGCAAATATGAATaagaagaaagatgaagatACTTCAAAACCTGAGTTGACACGAACAGACATTATCAAATGCATCCAGAATGAAAAAGTTAGATTTCGTGGTGTGAATCTTTCTCGCCTGGATCTCTCTAAGCTT GACCTGTCGTTTGTCGACTTCAGTTATGCGTGCATTGAGAAAACCAACTTTTCATGCGCTAACCTTCAGAAAGCTAAGTTTGGG GACGTGAAGGCTGAAGGTTCTATCTTCCATGATGCTATTTTGCGTGA ATGTGAATTTATTGGAGCGAATCTTCGCGGAGCTATATTAGATAGGGCAAACCTTCAGAGTGCAAACTTGCAAG atgCATGCTTAAAAGAATGTAGCTTTTGTGAAGCAGACCTTCGATCAGCGCATTTGCAG AGTGCGAACCTTGTTGACGCTAACCTAAAAGGAGCAAATCTAGAAGGAGCTAATCTCAAG GGAGCAAAGTTGGCTGGTACGAATTTGCAGGGTGCAAATCTTCAGCGGGCTTACTTGCGAGAAGTCGATTTGCGCGAAACT CAATTAGAGGGGGCGAAGCTTGGTGGTGCAAATCTACTGGGAGCTATCAGATGA